One part of the Acidobacteriota bacterium genome encodes these proteins:
- a CDS encoding cytochrome c biogenesis protein ResB, translating into MSVAEETISPKEASKRKSVPVMNRILDILSSVRLGVVLLCILVVLSMIGMLIVQQNVDGFDAYFVSLTPAEKTVYGALGFFDIYHSLYYNALLLWLSLNIVLASIDRFPSAWSYIADPMKSPTRGWLLSQKFSKTIELSAKNEAEAGEKAANLLRTVGFTPLTTESSKLEYGVDEHGNKDFSVMKDRSSLVVFGEKGRINRLGAYIVHVFLLTLFLGHFVALQTGFDADVRMVPGQVTDQIQLIQFNLDKKEKFNVQLPFTMECTDIQQTLIDPSGNISVTNTLDWRTQLKIDDPQYGTKIIDVSLNKPFSYRGYRFFQAQTVPLGAARNITLELTPQNGAEIVKLDIPRGGSATLADGTKVDFREFQPDFTFGPDGKPATKTGEYNNPVAVLNVTPTGGEPARVFAFAQKLADNMPVGAPKAGYKWRLAEFEKSPSAHILSIKYDPFDAAFIAWYIGGFGLMGALIFVFFYSHRRIWVRIEKLEGGNYEAVIAGDTNRNPFGFEDRFNKIADGLTPVKNQG; encoded by the coding sequence ATGTCTGTTGCAGAAGAAACAATAAGCCCGAAAGAGGCTTCGAAGCGAAAGTCCGTTCCGGTAATGAATCGGATCCTGGACATCCTCAGTTCCGTACGGCTCGGTGTTGTGTTGCTGTGTATTCTAGTTGTCCTATCGATGATCGGAATGCTGATAGTACAGCAGAATGTAGATGGATTTGATGCGTATTTTGTATCACTTACACCGGCGGAAAAGACAGTCTATGGCGCTCTAGGTTTCTTCGACATTTACCACAGCCTCTATTACAACGCCCTTTTATTGTGGCTCTCGCTGAACATCGTGCTGGCCTCGATCGATCGCTTCCCTTCCGCCTGGAGCTATATTGCTGATCCAATGAAGTCGCCGACCCGCGGATGGCTGCTGTCACAAAAATTCAGCAAGACGATAGAGCTCTCAGCGAAAAACGAAGCCGAAGCTGGAGAGAAAGCCGCAAACCTGCTGCGAACTGTCGGGTTTACTCCATTAACCACCGAATCGAGTAAATTGGAATACGGAGTTGACGAACACGGTAATAAGGATTTTTCAGTCATGAAAGATCGCAGTTCATTGGTGGTTTTCGGCGAAAAGGGCAGGATCAATCGGCTGGGAGCTTACATCGTCCATGTTTTTCTGTTGACGTTATTTCTTGGGCACTTTGTCGCACTGCAGACCGGTTTTGATGCCGACGTTCGGATGGTACCGGGGCAAGTGACGGATCAGATACAACTCATCCAATTCAACCTCGACAAAAAGGAAAAATTCAACGTCCAACTGCCCTTTACAATGGAGTGTACTGATATTCAGCAGACTTTGATCGATCCGAGCGGCAACATCAGTGTTACGAATACACTTGACTGGCGGACTCAATTGAAGATCGATGACCCGCAATACGGCACGAAGATCATCGACGTCAGCCTTAACAAGCCTTTCAGCTATCGCGGCTATCGGTTCTTTCAAGCACAAACCGTTCCACTCGGGGCGGCTCGAAATATCACACTTGAACTAACGCCCCAAAATGGCGCCGAGATCGTAAAGCTCGATATTCCCCGCGGCGGGTCAGCAACCCTCGCGGACGGTACCAAGGTCGACTTTAGGGAATTTCAACCCGATTTCACATTCGGTCCGGACGGAAAACCGGCTACCAAGACTGGCGAATACAATAACCCTGTTGCGGTCCTGAATGTTACGCCGACGGGAGGTGAGCCAGCTCGTGTATTCGCATTCGCTCAAAAGCTCGCTGACAATATGCCTGTCGGAGCTCCTAAAGCCGGATATAAATGGAGGCTTGCCGAATTTGAAAAGTCACCATCGGCTCATATCCTGTCAATAAAATATGATCCATTCGACGCCGCGTTCATCGCTTGGTATATAGGGGGCTTTGGATTAATGGGAGCTCTAATATTTGTATTTTTCTATTCTCACCGGCGAATTTGGGTGAGAATTGAGAAGTTGGAAGGCGGAAATTACGAAGCGGTGATCGCCGGTGATACAAATCGAAATCCGTTCGGTTTCGAAGATCGATTCAACAAGATCGCCGATGGGCTGACACCCGTTAAAAACCAGGGGTAA
- the cyoE gene encoding protoheme IX farnesyltransferase → MDTAAVKIEDVREFSVRDKLSAYVELTKPRIAFLLVLTSAAGFYLATKGSFDTVLFINAMIGITLLAFGVATLNQWVERDIDPLMERTEKRPLPSKRVSPNEALFFGIVQCAVAEAYLLFLVNGLTAVLGLVVIVGYVLVYTPLKTRTSASTAIGAIPGALPPLMGWTAAANEITVAAWALFAMQFLWQFPHFFAIAWMYREQYKNAGILMLPVVEPTGTLTFRQIVLFTIMLVPVSIAPFIFGISGIFFLVGAILLGLWFLYAGVRSALDRSNERARKLLLVSVIYLPLLFILMVANKL, encoded by the coding sequence ATGGACACAGCAGCAGTAAAGATAGAAGACGTAAGGGAATTTAGCGTGCGGGATAAGCTGTCTGCGTATGTGGAGCTGACCAAGCCGCGCATTGCTTTTTTGCTTGTGTTGACGTCGGCGGCCGGCTTTTATCTTGCAACAAAAGGGAGCTTTGACACCGTTTTGTTCATCAACGCAATGATAGGCATAACCCTGCTGGCATTTGGCGTTGCTACGCTCAACCAATGGGTCGAACGCGATATCGATCCGCTGATGGAACGCACAGAAAAGCGTCCGCTCCCTTCGAAGCGCGTTTCTCCAAACGAGGCACTTTTTTTCGGGATCGTCCAATGTGCGGTTGCCGAGGCATATCTGCTATTCCTGGTCAACGGCCTTACCGCTGTATTGGGATTGGTGGTTATCGTCGGCTACGTTTTGGTCTATACGCCGCTGAAAACCCGTACGTCGGCTTCGACGGCCATTGGTGCCATTCCCGGTGCATTGCCGCCGCTGATGGGCTGGACCGCAGCAGCAAATGAAATCACCGTCGCGGCCTGGGCATTGTTTGCGATGCAGTTCCTTTGGCAGTTTCCTCATTTTTTTGCTATCGCGTGGATGTATCGGGAACAATATAAAAATGCCGGAATATTGATGCTTCCGGTTGTAGAACCAACCGGAACGCTAACTTTTAGGCAGATCGTGCTCTTTACGATAATGCTTGTGCCAGTGAGCATTGCGCCTTTTATTTTTGGGATCTCCGGTATCTTTTTTCTGGTCGGGGCCATTTTGCTCGGACTCTGGTTCCTGTATGCGGGAGTCCGGTCGGCGCTTGATCGATCGAATGAACGTGCCCGAAAACTGCTGCTCGTTTCAGTGATCTATCTACCACTTCTTTTTATTCTGATGGTCGCCAATAAACTGTGA
- a CDS encoding cytochrome c oxidase subunit 3, with protein sequence MDVGTAELINENEEPKRRRSGFSSGSSPSSGGRNKGGGGSDGPDDHPDGEPTAFRPEKARILTGFLLLVVLMTFGGMIGAYVVIATNKAAEWQPFALPIPVWISTALILLSSITYVISERATIINDQPKAKKWMIVTTVLGAFFISSQILAWIQLTRRGLYMEGNPYAGFFYILTAVHAVHVIGGSSALSSILLKSWYPAGSETDVLRRISLAKVVGWYWHFMGLLWLVLLFMLGFWK encoded by the coding sequence ATGGACGTCGGAACAGCTGAGCTGATCAACGAAAACGAAGAGCCAAAGCGTAGGCGTTCGGGCTTTTCGAGCGGATCGTCGCCCAGCAGTGGAGGGCGCAATAAGGGCGGCGGAGGCTCGGACGGCCCAGATGACCATCCTGACGGCGAGCCGACGGCGTTTCGGCCTGAAAAGGCCCGCATTCTTACGGGTTTCCTATTATTGGTCGTTCTGATGACATTCGGCGGGATGATCGGAGCCTATGTGGTCATCGCGACAAATAAAGCCGCGGAATGGCAGCCTTTCGCATTGCCGATACCGGTTTGGATCAGCACCGCACTCATCCTCCTAAGCAGTATTACCTATGTGATTTCCGAGCGAGCTACCATCATAAACGATCAGCCCAAGGCTAAGAAATGGATGATCGTGACGACCGTTCTCGGAGCCTTTTTCATATCGTCTCAGATACTCGCGTGGATCCAATTGACACGCCGCGGACTGTATATGGAAGGGAATCCGTATGCCGGATTTTTCTATATACTGACGGCTGTGCATGCCGTCCACGTGATCGGCGGTAGCTCGGCATTGTCCAGTATATTGCTCAAATCGTGGTATCCGGCCGGCAGCGAGACGGACGTATTGCGGCGTATTTCGCTCGCCAAGGTCGTCGGGTGGTACTGGCATTTTATGGGGCTTTTGTGGCTCGTGCTGTTGTTCATGCTCGGTTTTTGGAAATAA
- a CDS encoding DUF420 domain-containing protein, protein MESALSIFPHINASLNTLSACFLLAGFYFIMKRQISRHRFCMVAACCVSALFLICYITYHSLRTYYLGLGPTKFTGEGLIRPVYFTILTSHTILATLITPFILVTLRRGLKGDLERHKRLARLVYPIWLYVSITGVVVYLLLYQIYPAR, encoded by the coding sequence ATGGAATCGGCACTCTCGATCTTTCCGCACATCAACGCATCGCTGAATACGCTAAGCGCGTGTTTTTTGCTGGCCGGGTTTTATTTCATAATGAAGCGGCAGATCTCGCGGCATCGCTTCTGTATGGTCGCGGCCTGCTGTGTTTCCGCTTTGTTTTTGATCTGCTACATTACGTATCATTCGCTGCGGACCTATTATCTGGGACTAGGGCCAACAAAATTTACCGGTGAAGGCCTGATACGCCCCGTTTACTTCACGATCCTGACCTCGCACACTATCCTGGCGACGCTAATCACTCCATTCATCCTTGTCACGCTCAGACGCGGCCTAAAGGGCGATCTGGAGCGTCACAAACGGCTTGCACGGCTCGTCTATCCTATTTGGCTATATGTCTCTATCACGGGAGTTGTCGTCTATCTTTTGCTCTATCAGATCTATCCGGCACGCTAG
- a CDS encoding M1 family metallopeptidase produces MKLKRRVFLATLAAALLLSAFSVLAQNRTEFDRPQTFDAQHYTIRVAFDRSQKKVLGDTTVSVKPLKPGFRTLELDAVGLAFESVALEPTGSKLEYKTAEGKVIVTLDRAYGPEETIAVRFKYSASPKKGIYFVDASNGENGHSAQIWTQGEPDEARHWFPSFDFPSDKATTEELITADKGETVIGNGEFLGKVDAADGKETWHFKMPVPHSTYLVSFIVGKYSRVDDQYRGIPLGSYVYPGREKTAQTAFGPTKEMMQVFEEVTGVLYPYNKYDQTIVAKFQFGGMENITATTMADSEIFFGDFEFGKGVVTDLVSHELAHSWFGNLVTCRNWAELWLNEGFATYMEAVYRERKLGRDAYVQKVQMDADEFLGNDSMTGRRHGLYNLRAGEVDKLFDNASVTYNKGGVVLHMLREQVGTENFWKAVNVYLNRHKFAGVGTEDLKTAMEQASGQDLDWFFDQWVYHSGAPRLSVTSKYSAAKKTITITVTQTQKADAIVPAAFRLPLEFEVDTASGPVNKDVEVTKRTETFTIKLRSKPTLLKLVPDFKTPAKTVKIAKIVYAK; encoded by the coding sequence ATGAAGTTAAAGAGACGTGTTTTTCTCGCAACTCTGGCCGCAGCGTTACTGCTGTCGGCCTTTTCCGTATTAGCCCAAAACCGTACGGAATTTGACCGGCCGCAGACGTTCGATGCACAGCATTACACGATCCGAGTCGCATTCGACCGCTCGCAAAAGAAGGTGCTCGGCGACACGACAGTCAGTGTCAAGCCGCTCAAGCCCGGATTTCGGACGCTTGAGCTGGATGCTGTCGGACTCGCCTTTGAATCGGTCGCCCTCGAACCTACCGGATCCAAGCTCGAATACAAAACTGCCGAAGGAAAGGTCATCGTCACGCTGGATCGTGCCTACGGCCCCGAAGAGACCATCGCAGTGCGTTTCAAATATTCCGCATCACCGAAAAAGGGTATCTATTTCGTTGATGCGTCCAATGGCGAGAACGGCCATTCGGCCCAGATATGGACGCAGGGCGAGCCCGACGAAGCACGTCATTGGTTCCCGTCTTTCGATTTCCCGAGTGATAAGGCAACTACCGAAGAACTGATCACCGCCGACAAAGGCGAGACCGTGATCGGCAACGGCGAATTTCTCGGCAAAGTGGACGCCGCGGATGGAAAGGAGACCTGGCATTTCAAAATGCCGGTGCCGCATTCGACCTATCTTGTATCTTTCATAGTTGGCAAATATTCACGCGTCGACGACCAATATCGCGGCATTCCGCTTGGTTCATACGTCTATCCCGGCCGTGAAAAGACCGCACAAACGGCCTTTGGCCCGACCAAGGAGATGATGCAGGTCTTCGAGGAAGTCACCGGCGTACTCTATCCGTATAACAAATACGATCAGACGATCGTCGCTAAATTCCAGTTCGGCGGTATGGAGAATATTACTGCGACAACGATGGCGGACAGCGAGATATTCTTTGGCGATTTCGAATTCGGCAAAGGCGTAGTCACCGATCTCGTCTCGCACGAGCTCGCCCATTCATGGTTCGGCAACCTCGTCACATGCCGCAACTGGGCCGAGCTCTGGCTCAACGAAGGATTTGCGACCTACATGGAGGCCGTCTATCGCGAACGCAAGCTCGGGCGGGATGCCTACGTCCAAAAGGTCCAGATGGACGCCGACGAATTCCTCGGAAACGACTCGATGACCGGCCGCCGCCACGGCCTCTATAACCTGCGTGCCGGCGAGGTAGATAAGCTTTTCGACAACGCGTCGGTCACCTACAACAAAGGCGGCGTCGTCCTCCACATGCTCCGCGAACAGGTCGGCACCGAGAACTTTTGGAAAGCCGTAAATGTCTATCTGAATCGGCACAAATTCGCGGGCGTTGGAACTGAAGACCTGAAAACCGCCATGGAACAGGCGTCAGGCCAGGACCTCGACTGGTTCTTCGACCAATGGGTCTATCACTCAGGTGCCCCGCGGCTCTCCGTCACTTCCAAATATTCGGCCGCCAAAAAGACGATCACCATCACCGTCACCCAAACCCAGAAGGCCGACGCGATCGTGCCTGCAGCATTTCGCCTGCCGCTCGAATTCGAGGTCGACACTGCCTCAGGGCCGGTCAACAAAGACGTCGAGGTCACAAAACGCACCGAAACATTCACCATAAAACTCCGATCAAAGCCAACGCTGCTTAAACTCGTACCGGACTTCAAAACCCCGGCAAAAACGGTGAAGATCGCAAAGATCGTGTATGCAAAATGA
- a CDS encoding S9 family peptidase, translating to MKRLFSVFLFAIVISIAAQAQTTFTVNDLIAMKRVSDPQLSPDGKRVAFTLGIVDKAANRTLNQIYVMNIDGRNQRQVTKADKSSSNPRWSPDGKHIAYVHGGQIWTMEPDGDGREQVTKLSTGGSQPVWSPDGKWIAFSSDVYPECKSDECNKLESEKAENSKVKAKVTERLLFRHWTDWRDRLRTHVFVVSAKGGPARDVTPGDFDSPPYGAATGTDYLFSPDSSSIVYLRNPDRVEATSTNSDIYIQNLSGGAAKNITAGMKGYDASPMYTPDGKYLLFRSQQRATFEADRWRIMRYDPQSGEIVELTKGFDQQVDDMTISADGNTVFFVAGERGRSPIFSVPVEPDFRLRIATHVKKVLGGVTAGSLNVTRDGRTIVFSASSNDAPAEIMSVGADGEGLKALTAVNKDALANFGLRKSEEMDWKGALNTNVHGFLLKPANFDPAKKYPLIVLIHGGPQGAWSDNWGYRWNPQIFANQGYVVFMPNPRGSTGYGQKFVDDISADWGGKAHIDIANGVAEVVKKPFIDKTRIGAAGASYGGYMVDWLLGHNNDPRFKYKAFVSHAGVYNLESMATSTEEIWFVNWEFKGMPWENPVNYNKWSPHKFAKNFATPTLVTAGEIDYRVPVDQSYQLYTTLQLKNVPSKLIVFPDEGHWILKPQNSEFWYANVMDWFNKYLK from the coding sequence ATGAAACGACTATTTTCCGTCTTTCTTTTTGCGATCGTCATTTCGATCGCTGCTCAAGCTCAAACTACATTCACTGTCAACGATCTGATCGCGATGAAGCGAGTCTCCGATCCGCAGCTCTCGCCCGACGGCAAAAGGGTCGCCTTCACACTCGGCATCGTTGACAAGGCCGCAAATCGCACGCTTAACCAGATCTATGTGATGAACATCGACGGCCGCAATCAGCGGCAGGTCACAAAAGCTGACAAGTCCAGCAGCAACCCGCGTTGGTCGCCCGACGGCAAGCACATCGCGTACGTCCACGGAGGCCAGATCTGGACAATGGAACCCGACGGCGACGGCCGCGAACAGGTCACCAAGCTCTCGACCGGCGGCAGTCAGCCGGTTTGGTCGCCCGACGGCAAATGGATCGCATTCTCGAGCGATGTTTATCCCGAATGCAAATCTGACGAGTGCAACAAGCTTGAGAGCGAAAAGGCCGAGAACAGCAAGGTCAAAGCAAAGGTAACCGAACGCCTGTTGTTCCGCCACTGGACCGATTGGCGAGATCGCCTCAGAACACACGTTTTCGTTGTCTCCGCCAAAGGCGGCCCGGCTCGAGATGTGACTCCGGGCGATTTTGATTCGCCGCCGTACGGAGCCGCGACAGGTACCGATTATCTTTTCTCGCCCGACAGCTCGAGCATCGTTTATCTGCGAAACCCCGACCGCGTCGAGGCTACATCGACGAACAGCGACATCTACATCCAAAACCTAAGCGGCGGAGCAGCAAAGAATATCACTGCCGGCATGAAAGGCTACGATGCCAGCCCGATGTATACACCGGACGGCAAGTATCTGCTTTTCCGTTCGCAGCAGCGGGCAACATTTGAGGCCGACCGCTGGCGCATCATGCGATATGATCCGCAATCAGGCGAGATCGTCGAATTGACGAAAGGTTTCGACCAACAGGTCGATGATATGACCATTTCGGCCGACGGTAATACGGTATTTTTCGTCGCAGGAGAACGCGGACGCTCGCCGATCTTCTCCGTTCCGGTCGAACCGGACTTTCGCCTTCGTATTGCCACTCACGTCAAAAAGGTACTCGGCGGCGTCACTGCCGGCAGTCTGAACGTCACCCGTGACGGACGCACGATCGTATTCTCAGCCAGTTCGAACGACGCTCCGGCCGAGATCATGAGCGTTGGCGCGGACGGCGAAGGCCTCAAGGCACTGACCGCCGTAAACAAGGATGCTCTCGCGAATTTCGGGCTTCGTAAGTCCGAGGAAATGGACTGGAAGGGTGCGCTCAATACCAACGTCCACGGCTTTCTTCTCAAGCCCGCGAATTTCGATCCTGCAAAGAAGTATCCCCTGATCGTTCTTATCCATGGAGGGCCGCAGGGCGCATGGAGCGACAATTGGGGTTATCGCTGGAATCCGCAGATCTTTGCGAACCAGGGCTACGTCGTCTTTATGCCCAATCCCCGCGGATCGACGGGATATGGACAGAAATTTGTTGACGACATATCAGCCGATTGGGGCGGAAAGGCCCATATTGATATCGCCAACGGAGTCGCCGAGGTCGTCAAGAAACCGTTCATCGATAAAACACGCATTGGTGCTGCCGGAGCCAGCTACGGCGGCTATATGGTCGATTGGCTGCTTGGACACAACAATGATCCGAGGTTCAAATACAAAGCGTTCGTCTCACACGCCGGTGTTTACAATCTCGAGAGCATGGCCACCTCGACCGAAGAGATATGGTTCGTGAATTGGGAATTCAAGGGAATGCCATGGGAAAATCCGGTCAACTACAACAAATGGTCGCCGCACAAATTCGCCAAGAATTTCGCGACGCCGACGCTTGTCACTGCCGGCGAGATCGATTACCGCGTTCCGGTCGATCAGAGCTACCAGCTCTACACGACGCTGCAGCTCAAGAACGTGCCGTCGAAACTGATCGTTTTTCCGGACGAAGGCCACTGGATCCTCAAGCCGCAGAACTCCGAGTTCTGGTATGCGAACGTGATGGATTGGTTCAACAAGTACTTAAAATAG
- a CDS encoding M20/M25/M40 family metallo-hydrolase: protein MKIALLFSLIFSSTVLGLAQAPTPTPLLYSDDTVASMSRIQQAALNSDYAYKQAGYLSNNIGPRLSGSAQAARSVEYVAAEMRKLGLDVYLQKCMVPHWVRGEERGELIEFEGMAAGTTQKVVLTALGGTIATPAEGMTGEIVVVRDFDELNALGRKGSEGKIVLFNYKFDRELQASGFGGGAYGQAVQYRFGGAMAAARLGAIAVLVRSAGGSQNRLAHTGVMGYADGVTKIPGAAVSYEDAETIAWLAKAGMVKIKLTLTPQTLPDVESYNVIADLKGSEKPNEIVIVSGHLDSWDLGTGAIDDASGVAMAMGVPAILKQLKIKPKRTIRFIAYMNEENGGRGAAAYFDAEKNSIANHFAAIEADLGASHPLGFLFAGKPEAMPYFAPISKILLSQGAGQTQVQGGVGADIDPLTRAGVPSFAPWFNGQTYFNYHHTAADTFDKIDPRHMAENAALVAVLAYGLANLERPLPR, encoded by the coding sequence ATGAAAATAGCCCTTTTGTTCAGCCTTATCTTTTCTTCCACCGTTCTCGGCTTAGCTCAGGCCCCGACTCCGACGCCGCTGCTGTATTCCGATGACACGGTCGCGTCTATGAGCCGTATCCAACAAGCGGCGTTGAATAGCGATTACGCCTATAAACAGGCCGGCTATTTGTCGAACAACATCGGGCCGAGGCTATCGGGCAGCGCACAAGCGGCTCGATCGGTCGAGTATGTCGCTGCTGAAATGCGCAAGCTTGGGCTCGATGTGTACTTGCAGAAATGCATGGTGCCGCATTGGGTACGCGGCGAAGAGCGTGGCGAGCTGATCGAGTTTGAAGGCATGGCCGCTGGAACAACGCAAAAGGTGGTCCTGACCGCACTCGGCGGCACGATCGCGACCCCGGCGGAAGGAATGACGGGCGAGATCGTCGTCGTTAGAGATTTTGACGAACTCAATGCTCTCGGACGAAAAGGGAGCGAGGGCAAGATCGTCCTGTTCAACTACAAATTCGACCGGGAATTGCAGGCAAGCGGGTTTGGCGGCGGAGCTTACGGGCAAGCGGTGCAGTATCGTTTTGGCGGAGCGATGGCGGCCGCCAGGCTCGGAGCGATTGCGGTTTTAGTGCGTTCCGCGGGCGGTTCGCAGAATCGTTTGGCACACACAGGCGTCATGGGATACGCGGACGGGGTGACAAAGATCCCTGGAGCGGCTGTCAGCTACGAAGACGCTGAAACGATCGCGTGGCTCGCAAAGGCCGGCATGGTCAAGATCAAACTGACACTCACGCCTCAGACTCTGCCTGACGTCGAAAGCTATAACGTCATCGCCGATCTGAAAGGAAGCGAGAAGCCAAACGAGATCGTGATAGTCTCGGGGCATTTGGATTCCTGGGATCTTGGTACAGGAGCCATTGACGATGCGTCGGGTGTTGCGATGGCGATGGGCGTTCCGGCGATCTTGAAACAGCTCAAGATCAAGCCGAAGCGGACGATCCGTTTTATCGCCTACATGAACGAGGAGAACGGCGGACGCGGTGCCGCGGCGTATTTCGACGCCGAAAAGAATAGCATCGCCAACCATTTCGCCGCGATAGAGGCAGATCTCGGAGCTTCGCATCCGCTGGGGTTCCTGTTTGCCGGAAAGCCCGAGGCAATGCCGTATTTCGCACCAATTTCGAAAATTCTTTTGTCACAAGGTGCAGGACAAACGCAGGTCCAGGGCGGTGTCGGGGCTGATATCGATCCGTTGACACGCGCCGGCGTACCGTCGTTTGCACCCTGGTTCAATGGGCAGACGTATTTCAACTATCACCACACAGCGGCCGATACATTCGACAAGATCGATCCGCGGCATATGGCGGAGAATGCAGCACTTGTCGCTGTACTTGCCTACGGTCTTGCTAATCTTGAGCGGCCGCTGCCAAGATAG
- a CDS encoding S41 family peptidase yields MKLRAVLLSAFSAIFLFFSVGFGQASSTVATVDLTTKKDLPAAAPKKVVRVEDIEKDIAEALTLIESNHVKGKALDYNDLFKTSIDTMLHALDPHSNYFDAKEAEQFRTDQSSRYYGIGATIGDLSDADGKVIATYIKATFDGAPANRAGLRYGDKIVDVNGTSMLGKPFSEVRNFLRGPKGTPAKIIVERLATGKRETVEIIRDAVSQPSITEIYMIRPGVGYMAMRGGFNQTTSREFSDGLKRLKADGMQQLVIDLRDNGGGLVGQAYRVANTFLSDGQNVFTQKGRFAGVTEPYDADNRSPERVPVVVLVNRNTASASEILAGALQDHDRALIVGENTFGKGLVQNPFQLDYGSMLLLTIAKYETPSGRLIQRDYSKGDLYNYYTDGGTFRDENSEPIVPTGPESKTDGGRTVYSGGGINPDVAVKPQTIPAERAKTQNRMINPILAFSLDVVGGRIKGFESYKVDRPIVFGSDIKKSDFPITDQLYATYKQFASEKYKIPAAITDSEREFVMRMLRTEFVTAAYGSETSQQVFNEYDTTLAKGIELIPQAKSLVLESLKPKSSASRQTTPINK; encoded by the coding sequence TTGAAATTACGAGCAGTTTTACTTTCCGCCTTTTCAGCAATATTTTTGTTCTTCAGTGTCGGTTTCGGCCAGGCTTCGTCTACCGTAGCGACCGTAGATCTAACTACGAAGAAAGACCTCCCGGCTGCGGCCCCCAAAAAGGTCGTCCGCGTCGAGGATATTGAGAAGGACATTGCCGAGGCTCTTACGCTGATCGAATCAAATCACGTTAAAGGCAAAGCACTGGATTACAACGATCTTTTCAAGACCTCGATCGACACGATGCTTCACGCCCTTGACCCGCATTCGAATTACTTTGACGCGAAAGAGGCCGAGCAGTTTCGGACCGACCAGAGTTCAAGATATTACGGCATTGGTGCGACCATCGGCGATCTGAGCGACGCAGATGGAAAGGTTATCGCAACGTATATCAAGGCGACCTTTGACGGTGCCCCGGCGAATCGTGCCGGCCTTCGATATGGCGACAAGATCGTCGACGTCAATGGGACCTCGATGCTCGGTAAACCTTTCTCTGAAGTTCGTAATTTCCTTCGCGGCCCAAAGGGAACGCCGGCCAAGATCATTGTCGAGCGTCTCGCCACCGGCAAGCGTGAAACTGTTGAAATAATTCGCGATGCCGTTTCTCAGCCTTCGATCACGGAGATATACATGATACGTCCGGGCGTCGGTTATATGGCGATGCGCGGCGGATTCAATCAAACAACCTCCCGCGAGTTCTCTGATGGGTTAAAGCGTCTCAAGGCCGATGGAATGCAGCAGCTGGTGATCGATCTTCGTGATAACGGCGGCGGTCTCGTTGGGCAAGCATACCGTGTAGCGAACACATTCCTTTCGGACGGCCAGAACGTCTTTACTCAAAAAGGCCGCTTTGCAGGTGTAACAGAACCTTACGACGCCGACAATAGGTCGCCCGAGCGTGTTCCGGTGGTAGTGCTTGTCAATCGCAATACCGCGTCGGCTTCGGAAATACTTGCCGGAGCTCTGCAGGATCATGATCGGGCTTTGATCGTCGGTGAGAACACTTTCGGTAAAGGCCTTGTTCAAAATCCGTTCCAACTCGATTATGGCTCGATGCTCTTGCTGACCATCGCCAAATACGAAACTCCGTCGGGTCGCCTTATCCAACGCGATTACTCAAAAGGTGATCTTTATAATTACTACACAGACGGTGGCACATTCCGCGATGAAAATTCAGAGCCGATAGTTCCGACCGGACCGGAAAGCAAGACCGATGGCGGTCGCACGGTCTACAGCGGCGGCGGCATCAACCCTGATGTGGCGGTCAAACCCCAGACCATTCCGGCCGAACGAGCCAAAACCCAGAACCGTATGATCAATCCGATCCTCGCATTCTCGCTTGATGTCGTTGGCGGACGGATCAAGGGATTTGAGTCGTATAAGGTCGATAGGCCTATCGTCTTCGGCAGCGACATCAAAAAATCCGATTTTCCTATCACCGATCAGCTCTACGCGACATATAAGCAGTTTGCGTCGGAAAAATATAAGATCCCTGCTGCAATTACTGACAGCGAGCGGGAATTTGTGATGAGGATGTTGAGAACTGAGTTTGTTACCGCGGCATACGGCTCAGAAACGTCGCAGCAGGTGTTTAACGAATACGATACGACACTCGCTAAAGGAATTGAATTGATCCCGCAGGCCAAATCCCTGGTACTCGAGAGCCTAAAGCCCAAGTCATCAGCGTCACGCCAGACAACGCCGATAAATAAGTAA